The Methanococcus voltae PS genomic interval ACTGGTAGATTGGTAATTGAAACAGAAGCTAACGCAGCCGTTAAAGATTATTTAATTAACTTGGAAGTTCGTTCTGTAGGGGACCATGAATTAGGGGACGAAGACGTATACGTAAGCCAAAAAACACTTAAAGTACATGTCGAAAGGCCTGCCGGTTCTTACTTACTACCGATTTTAGTTGTAGTGGTAGTTCTGGCAGGTGGGGTATACTATTTAAAAGTATACAGACCAAAAAAGAAATCTAAATCAGAAGATAATTAAATTTTAAATAAATAAATAAATAAATACTCCATAAATTTTAAAACCGAAAGTAAAAAAATTTGAATACTATTAAAAATACTTAAAATACCTAAAAATGCCCAAATATACTTAAAATAATAAATTATATAAATAATATGGAATAAAATATAATTTGTATTAAATTTTTTTAATTTAATACTACTTGTCAAACAACAACACAAAAACAACTTTTTTCTTTTTTTTCTTTTTTAAACACAAATTAAAACAAAGATAAAAAATAGCTATTTTAAAAATATTTAAGGTATAATTAGATTTAATTAGATTTAATTAGGTTCTAAATTCATTTGAATATAAAACTACGGGCTCAAAATTATTTCCATACAGTATACACTTTAAATATGCCGTATTGTATTTTGGAACTTTTATATTCAATATTGCATAACCTTTGCTATCCTCAGGATAGTTATTATCGATATACAAATGATAATCCTCCAAAAGCTCATTTTTGTTATTATATATCATTATATATAATTCCGGATTTTCTGCAGTCCCCGAACCCACATTTTCGATGTCACATACTAGGTTGTAGTAAACGTATAAAGTATCTGTTTTAGTGAGATTTGCATAGAAATCAAAGTTCATACGTGGGATTTGTACCAAAGGAATTACTAGTGCATCCTCTTGCATATATTTTTCAGGTAATTCTCCAATGTTCCAATTTTCGCCAGTTGTCTCCACATAGTAATATCTGTTATTTTTGTAAGTGTAATAGGTACCCGTATACATCCCGTTACACTTCACAGCTACGCCCATATGGTCTTTAAATTCTATTACCATAACGTCGTAACCCAAATCATTTAAAATGGCAGATATTATTATCGAAGTATCTTCACAATCGCCACCTTCATCAACTAAAGTTTCTACAGGATACCGAGGGTATTCGTCGTAACCGGTTGTAACGTTATCAGAGGTATATTTCAAGGATTGAACGAAAGTAGTTATTAAAAGTACAGTATCATATTCTGAATAGTTGTTTTCAATGGCTATATTATTAAATTTATTAGATAAGTATTTCACAAATTTCCTATCGTTATCAGATAACGCATATTGGGCGTAATTGAATTCTTGATTATGAGGTTTACTTTGATAATATCGGTACATTACTTCGGGAATTATTAATTCTATTGTATGATTTTTTGAACCATAATTCCACGTATAATTTTTTAAATAATGTATTGAAGGATTATACGTTAAATTTTCGTAATTTAGTTCGTAATATTCAATTATACTATCATCAGACATGTTATAATCGCCATTCTGGTCATTAGAATAGACCTCATCATTTTTATTACCATATATTCCTAGATAATATCCTGTTTCAGTATCTCTTACCTTTTTAAACTTCGAAACCTTATAAATACCCTGTGGCAACATTGCTGTTATCATGTAATCCCCAAATGGTAGCGTATGTATCGCCAAATTTTCATCGTAATTATTATTTGTAACAGGCACTTTGTAATAAATTTCTCTATCTATATTTTGATTTGAAATGTTTATATATAATTTATCAGGATTTCCTGTTGTTTTACCATATATGGGTAATGATTCACCATCTTTTATTATATTAGATTTTAAATTTAAAGTTAAAGATTCCGGTATTCTCGATTCATTTAGCTTACCACAATAACCCGAAACATCTATTACAGTATACTGCCCACTATCAAACAATGAAGAATTAGTATTGGACGAAGGTAATGCCATTAAACTTTTATTGGTATTATTTGAATTAGTTATATTATAATGCCTATTTGGTCTTAAATCAGCTTGAAATCTCAAACCTTTTATAAAACTCTCTGAATCGTAGTTTGTATTAAACATGTACGATAGCATAGAATAATGCAATAAATCCCTATTAAAAGTTTCATTTTGACTAAAATTACCCTCGTAGATGCCCGTAATATAGTAATTAAATGTATAATTCGACATGATAAAAGGTTTTTGTGATAAATAACCTCGTATATTTGTAAAATTATGTAAACCTTCAAAATTTGCATCCTCTATGGGTTTCATTGTTGGATTAATACGAGTTTTTTGTAAATATTCGGATTTGTTTATTTCGTATTCTGCCATATACGTATGTGTTTCGTTAAAAGCTTCGTTAAAAGTTTCGTCAAAGGTTTGATTTTGATTTTGATTTTGATTTTCCTCGGCTATTGTTGGATTCAACAATAAAAATATCGCCAATAAAGATACTAAAGATAATAATATTAAATTCTTTAAGTTCATAATCCTACCCCCTAAATTATAATTTGTCCCCATATAATTATTGATTTACTAAATAATATATTAGTTGAGTTTTGAAATTTTTAAAAAGATATATGTATTAAAAATTACAAAATTATAAATGAATATTATATCTTGAAATAAAAATAAAAAAGAAAAAAATAAAATATATAAAATAATATTTAAAATAATAAATAAAATAAAAAATAATATTTAAATTACCATAAGGGGTGAATCATGGAACTTATAAAATATTTAGCAATGGCATACGCCGGAGAATGCCAAGCAAGAAATAGATATACGTTTTATTCTAAAATTGCAATTGGTGAAGGTTACCAACAAATAGGGGATTTATTTTTAAAAACTGCAGAACAAGAGTTACAGCATGCTAAATGGATGTTTAAAATGATAAATGGGTTAAAAAAGCCAGATGAAACCTATTTGGAACTTTCCGAAGAAGTAGGGATACCTACAACATTTGGAACTACAGTTGAAAACTTAACTGCTTCAATACACGGAGAACATTTTGAAAACAGTGAGTTATACCCAAAAATTGCTAAAATTGCAGATGAAGAAGGATATCCTGAAATTGCAGATAGGATGAGAGCAATTATTATTGCAGAAAAGCACCACGAAGAATTATATAAAAAGCTTTTAAACCTTATAAATAATGCACAAGTATTCAAAAGAGATGAAAAAACTATTTGGGCATGTAAAAAGTGTGGATACTTACATGAAGGCTTAACACCTCCTGAAGAATGTCCATCATGCGACCACCCATACGAATACTTCTCAAAACTTTGTGAAGACTTCTAATCTTCTAATAATATCTTATTTTTAAGATATGCCAAATAAAAGTAAAATAAATTATATATTACTAAATAAATTATATGCTACCACTTTTTTAATTTTTAAATTATTATGTTGTTTATTTTTATGCTAATTTAAAAGAATAAAATTTACATATATGACTTATATATTAACAAATGATATAGATAAGTAATAAAACAAAATAGGGGATTAGATGGCATCTTGTATTGACCAATATCACTATGAAATACTTTTAAAAGGTTCTTTTAAGGAATGTAATGATTATATTCGTGAAAATAGTAAATCAATCGTTGAAATAAACCCTGGAGATGAAATATTGGACGGAGTAATGATTATAGGTGTTCCTCCAATATATATGGGCTTTAACGATGATAACGTGCTATTTCCATACACAAAACCTTGCTACGGTACCCATGTCTTAAGGATATCTATGGATAGTTATATGAAATGTGCACCATCGATTGTTAAAAAATCCGAAGAAGATGAAAAAGATAACGAAGATAAAAATAAAAAACAAGACGTAAATAAAGAAATTGAAGAAGATAAAGAAGTTAAAGAAGAAAAAAAAGGAATTCTTTCAAAATTAAAGTTTTGGTAAAAATTTAATATATATTTAATATAAATTTAATATATTATTTTCAATTTCTTAAATTAATAAATAAAATATTCCATAAATTATTAAAAATCCAAATGTAGTACAATCAATAGCTTTTAAAGATTGATAACCTTTTTTTAAGGTTATTTCCCCAGTTCCGAGTTTATAGTATCCTATTTTTTCCAATTGCATATTTAAAGCGTTTGCCAATACTGCCATTGTATAACCCGAATTAGGTGACGGTGTTTTATGCCCTTGATATATATAACCTTTCAAACCGTTGAGTATATTACCGCCGTAAAATGGTGCAGAAATTGCCAATATTAATCCAGCTATTCTTGAAGGCAAAAAATTGGCTATATCATCCATATAGGCTGAAAATCTACCGTAATAATTGTACTTTTCGTTTTTATAACCTAGCATAGCATCCATAGTGTTTATTGCACGATAAACAACCGCTCCGGAGATACCGAAGAATATTGCATAAAACAAAGGTGCTATAATACTATCAGTAATATTTTCCGAAGAGCTTTCAATTCCTGCAGATATAATATGTTTTTCACCCAATTCAGACGTGTTTCTACTCACTATGTGTTGTACGGACTTTCTTGCACCTTCGAAATCATTATTTTTTATATATTCTAGGGGCGCTTTTGAAAATT includes:
- the rbr gene encoding rubrerythrin, which produces MELIKYLAMAYAGECQARNRYTFYSKIAIGEGYQQIGDLFLKTAEQELQHAKWMFKMINGLKKPDETYLELSEEVGIPTTFGTTVENLTASIHGEHFENSELYPKIAKIADEEGYPEIADRMRAIIIAEKHHEELYKKLLNLINNAQVFKRDEKTIWACKKCGYLHEGLTPPEECPSCDHPYEYFSKLCEDF
- a CDS encoding DUF1894 domain-containing protein, encoding MASCIDQYHYEILLKGSFKECNDYIRENSKSIVEINPGDEILDGVMIIGVPPIYMGFNDDNVLFPYTKPCYGTHVLRISMDSYMKCAPSIVKKSEEDEKDNEDKNKKQDVNKEIEEDKEVKEEKKGILSKLKFW
- the cbiB gene encoding adenosylcobinamide-phosphate synthase CbiB yields the protein MINPFVLLVADLIDRTFGELPEKVHPVVIIGNMISKIQDIIPSSNSKNPKSDLIKGMVLNLSIIFALLIVCSIVDYILNFLPSFLKLIGQSIIISTVIGHKSLIEFSKAPLEYIKNNDFEGARKSVQHIVSRNTSELGEKHIISAGIESSSENITDSIIAPLFYAIFFGISGAVVYRAINTMDAMLGYKNEKYNYYGRFSAYMDDIANFLPSRIAGLILAISAPFYGGNILNGLKGYIYQGHKTPSPNSGYTMAVLANALNMQLEKIGYYKLGTGEITLKKGYQSLKAIDCTTFGFLIIYGIFYLLI